From one Rhopalosiphum padi isolate XX-2018 chromosome 2, ASM2088224v1, whole genome shotgun sequence genomic stretch:
- the LOC132922145 gene encoding nuclear pore complex protein Nup85 — translation MSKTIVYDTLSIPDPSFIDDEFRMLSSWYGMSNICVFPTKMSTPFNNQNSSGDDKTETNIIHLKHKTMLFDPKVRQLVNESSGLFQELQTNVDDPSKSTDALYYSRKYRAILSTCILAIERSNSDKSNELYNQYKMLLHNLQLIWHLCEVLYLVTVPGDTILNNLLDWIKIHYENAENQASVITENKIAYLTDENVEEKFTFYWDTVIGLVLQGNIDTARMLLSNHSQSDTEPFIHAIKILKSMPAYSIYGGLPVTEYTSRFKGWQSSAKAKLECGVFLSDSNLNDVMKIICGDPDATSLIRSHCSTWFQFLVAQLIYTDPTVKKHSLSLYAHRSVAKYFEESEYNHMDTLALDLFDGDLEAFVKKLKSYPDSGWSSTHLTNLLHLCDKIEPEFNTSEEVENKNPNEQYLLDYGVFLMTHHSLWQAGVTYLDHCSAVGKEYLSVLLSKLEITSDLRVSKILHYATARRLHNVVSSVCKVKGMLCLQKSRIGEALCWAIRGQDSAFATHLGDLYLKNYVQSGYFANSDILDNLGSIVVTCDRFMFIGKYIEFLKKLTSGKEFNEAALLYIELLRSNICPEYFRLTLLMDVRLFVRDSKECYFNIADISLITMRLDDIIMASNEECKTADECFLNKVKDIRYAIAQLLSISLLKTKIV, via the exons ATGAGTAAAACTATAGTTTATGACACTTTG TCCATTCCTGATCCATCATTTATTGATGATGAATTCAGGATGTTGAGTTCGTGGTATGGAATGagtaatatttgtgtatttccAACTAAAATGTCTACGCCGTTCAATAATCAAAACTCATCTGGTGATGATAAAACTGAAACAAACATTATTCATTTGAAACATAAAACAATGCTATTCGATCCTAAAGTAAGACAGCTGGTGAATGAGTCTAGTGGACTGTTTCAAGAATTACAAACCAATGTGGACGACCCATCCAAGTCAACTGATGCCTTGTACTACAGTAGAAAATACAG ggCAATCTTGTCAACTTGTATCTTAGCAATTGAACGAAGCAATTCAGACAAATCCAATGAGTTATATAACCAATACAAAATGTTGCTGCACAATCTTCAACTCATATGGCATCTGTGCGAAGTACTTTACCTAGTGACTGTTCCTG GTGATACTATTTTGAACAATCTATTAGATTGGATTAAGATTCATTATGAAAATGCAGAAAACCAAGCATCAGTGATTACAGAGAATAAAATTGCTTATTTAACTGATGAAAATGTAGAAGAAAAGTTTACTTTTTATTGGGATACGGTTATTGGACTAGTATTACAAGGAAACATTGACACAGCTCGAATGTTATTGTCCAACCACTCTCAAAGTGATACTGAACCATTTATtcatgcaataaaaatattgaagtctATGCCTGCTTATAGT atatatggTGGTCTGCCAGTAACAGAATATACATCAAGATTCAAGGGCTGGCAATCAAGTGCAAAAGCCAAATTAGAATGCGGTGTTTTCTTATCAGATTCCAATCTTAATGACGTTATGAAG attATTTGCGGAGACCCAGATGCTACGAGTTTGATTCGCAGTCACTGTTCGACTTGGTTTCAATTTCTTGTCGCTCAACTAATATATACAGATCCAACTGTAAAAAAACATAGTTTAAGCTTGTATGCTCATCGAAGTGTtgctaaatattttgaagaatcAGAGTATAATCACATGGATACACTTGCCTTAGATTTATTTGATGGAGATTTAGAAGCG TTTGTAAAGAAATTGAAATCTTATCCTGATTCTGGATGGTCATCTACTCATTTGACTAATTTGTTACATCTATGTGATAAAATTGAACCAGAGTTTAACACGTCTGAAGAagt ggaaaataaaaatccaaatgaACAATATCTTCTTGATTATGGAGTATTTCTCATGACTCACCATTCATTGTGGCAAGCTGGTGTCACTTACTTAGATCACTGCTCAGCTGTGGGTAAAGAATATCTATCAGTGTTATTGTCAAAGTTAGAAATAACATCAGATTTGAGAGTGtcaaaaattttacattatgcTACAGCTAGGCGCCTACACAATGTTG TTTCTAGTGTTTGTAAAGTAAAAGGAATGCTATGCTTACAAAAATCAAGAATTGGCGAGGCTCTGTGTTGGGCAATAAGAGGACAAGACAGTGCTTTTGCTACACATTTAGGTGATCTATACTTGAAAAATTATGTTCAATCTGGATACTTTGCTAATTCAGATATACTGGACAATTTAGGATCAATTGTTGTCACCTGTGATCGTTTCATgtttattg gaaaatatatagaattccTTAAAAAACTCACTTCAGGCAAAGAATTCAACGAGGCTGCATTATTGTACATAGAACTTTTAAGATCTAATATTTGCCCAGAATA ttttagaCTAACATTATTGATGGACGTTAGATTGTTCGTTCGCGATAGTAAAGAGTGTTACTTTAATATCGCCGACATATCTCTCATAACAATGCGCTTGGATGATATAATTATGGCAAGTAATGAAGAGTGTAAAACTGCGGATGAATGTTTTTTAAACAAAGTGAAAGATATTCGGTATGCTATTGCTCAATTACTGTCAAtcagtttattaaaaacaaagatagtataa
- the LOC132921053 gene encoding zinc finger protein 624-like — protein MNISDEETNYVNQCTSTVKIERDELNGYMFESIIEINDTQLIEKNVHCANPIVNFNDDCPTIDDDCSTVSEQLHNEKNQYQCNIFNKELHDKYNLEVHKSFHANIKKFECTTCGVQFLDLGDLKSHLISHIDHNIQLIENQFVQQERNRIDVDECNSNLCNNSTTLEGLKKSYYDSGVPIQNGIIIKISLGCSVVQIEQPNIENLLLTKVYSIDSRNNVDSDLNVVNAVNSVVPVHHESVNVAESFNASSGNSKEYKNDKVYECSKCSRLFYDRSSIIDHLNPNTYHCTNCCKYIGILSSKYPVRLKPRSPVYFECDECYNEFYTLKSFCKYTSTQSKTKKDRPYKCGVCLKTHINCYHFAAHQRLHKGERPYRCYVCNKLFHARFNLEAHLFSHQNIKRFECSLCSKMFFKLKYLNIHTRSHHSFKNKCNICDEEFESLNSLQMHQDVHFKYKPHTCIKCGKSFSKLQSFAQHLKKHRGLKPYKCAVCYKSFKTYFGFICHKRESNGEKPYMCNICEDEFTQLIDFKKHKKTHYDNKMFECDKCHKNFVSKPSIRVHLKTHKE, from the exons TATTTCTGATGAAGAAACAAATTATGTGAACCAGTGCACAAGTACAGTTAAAATTGAAAGAGATGAACTTAACGGTTATATGTTTGAaagtataatagaaataaatgacacccaattaatagaaaaaaatgttcattgtgCCAATCCaatagtaaattttaatgatGATTGTCCTACTATTGATGATGATTGTTCAACTGTTAGTGAACAGTTAcacaatgaaaaaaatcaataccagtgtaatatatttaataaggaACTTCATGACAAATACAACTTAGAAGTTCACAAATCATTTCATGCAAATATCAAGAAATTTGAATGTACTACTTGTGGTGTGCAATTTTTGGATTTAGGTGATCTTAAAAGTCATTTGATATCTCATATAGaccataatatacaattgattGAAAATCAATTTGTCCAACAAGAACGTAATAGAATTGATGTTGATGaatgtaatagtaatttatg taataatagtacCACACTTGAAGGATTAAAGAAAAGTTATTACGACAGTGGAGTTCCTATTCAAAATggaataattatcaaaatttcatTGGGGTGTTCAGTTGTTCAAATTGAACAACCAAATATTGAAAATCTTTTATTAACTAAAGTTTATAGTATTGATTCAAGAAATAATGTTGATTCAGatttaaatgttgtaaatgCAGTTAATTCTGTTGTTCCAGTACATCATGAATCTGTTAATGTGGCTGAATCATTTAATGCAAGTTCAGGTAATtcaaaagaatataaaaatgataaagttTATGAATGCTCAAAATGCAGTAGATTATTTTATGATCGTTCAAGTATTATAGATCATCTAAACCCTAATACATATCATTGTACCAACTGTTGTAAGTACATTGGTATTTTGTCTTCGAAATACCCTGTTAGGCTTAAACCAAGATCACCAGTATATTTTGAATGTGATGAATGTTACAATGAGTTTTATACACTCAAGAGCTTTTGTAAATATACAAGTACacaaagtaaaacaaaaaaagacaGGCCATACAAGTGTGGTGTTTGTCTAAAAACacatataaattgttatcaCTTTGCTGCTCATCAACGATTACATAAAGGTGAGAGACCATACCGGTGTTATGTTTGTAATAAACTTTTTCATGCCAGGTTTAATTTAGAAGCTCACTTGTTTTCGCATCAAAACATCAAGAGATTTGAGTGCTCTTTGTGCTCAAAAATGttctttaaattaaagtatCTCAACATTCATACAAGGTCTCATCAttctttcaaaaataaatgcaacATATGTGATGAAGAATTTGAATCATTGAATTCTTTGCAAATGCATCAGGATGtccattttaaatacaaacctCATACATGTATTAAATGTGGCaaatcattttcaaaacttCAATCTTTTGCACAGCATTTGAAAAAGCACAGGGGTTTAAAACCGTACAAATGTGCTGTgtgttataaaagttttaaaacttattttggttttatatgTCATAAAAGAGAATCTAATGGAGAAAAGCCTTACATGTGTAATATTTGTGAAGATGAATTTACTCAATTAAtcgattttaaaaaacataagaaaacacattatgataataaaatgtttgaatgcGACAAATGCCATAAAAACTTTGTCAGTAAACCTAGTATCAGAGTACATTTAAAAACACACAAAGAATGA
- the LOC132922522 gene encoding uncharacterized protein LOC132922522, producing MDADKLYIEPQHKLISGSSLKCNLEDINQLLSAKKHLLEQPRIEKCTSLAEAEWNDDLKLAKLTKVTKNLTKNFSHSLNKSLYLYPEECLCLLEMKCLVLKWNERKLSIKNAFSLLLAEGTGCTFEQCRTYGYLVKLGFRVFKHNNKLINKIYDAKDIPKLPDVSTNRKKRNGNYRSMQSENIPKFFKKFPSPERKTNFELVYTPLSHYLPQNLQPVYDVYSYELAVISGSIKIIDYKYFEKYNSLENVEKESIVYGSKPIGMYPVYEKNIPKTIKSNDENIYEPSVKKLKFTETKNVHSLNTLNMAATTNNDNDLSTLSTTANVTTVQECEDSKNNKIMEINLPVSLNTGSNLSLSNNKINSNDKLLDENNKEKNESDSKLPKFTLSNIIPEKEMLNMHLNVPTHIRQKLLAIKPSTFHEESITNTNNKHCVHYDVYYPDNDVPKTSRPAPDFRVIVFEDDLEHFPNIYNINRSNPHDNIPTLWAIVNSSSVSFFSVDSIILPKTTDWDKKVD from the exons ATGGATGCTGACAA GCTATATATAGAGCCACAACACAAACTGATAAGTGGAAGCAGCTTAAAGTGTAATTTGGAGGATATCAATCAACTACTATCTgccaaaaaacatttattagaaCAACCACGTATTGAAAAATG tacATCACTAGCTGAAGCTGAATGGAATGATGATTTGAAATTAGCAAAATTAACAAAAGTTACAAAAAATCTTACCAAGAATTTTTCACATTCTTTGAATAAGTCATTGTATTTATACCCAGAAGAATGCTTGTGTTTGCTAGAAAtg AAATGTTTGGTACTAAAATGGAATGAAAGAAAACTgtcaattaaaaatgcattttcctTATTATTGGCTGAAGGAACTGGTTGTACATTTGAACAATGTAGAACCTATGGTTATTTGGTTAAATTGGGATTTCGAGTATTTAAACATAACAACAagctaataaacaaaatatatgatgCTAAAGATATACCCAAACTTCCAGATGTGTCAACCAACAGAAAAAAACGTAATGGAAATTACAGGTCTATGCAGTCTGAAAATATTcctaaatttttcaaaaaatttccTTCTCCTGAACGCAAAACTAATTTTGAGTTAGTATATACTCCACTATCACACTATTTGCCACAAAACTTACAACCTGTTTATGATGTTTACTCTTATGAGTTGGCTGTGATTTCTGGCAGTATTAAAATTATCgattataagtattttgaaaaatacaatagttTAGAAAATGTGGAAAAAGAAAGCATAGTGTATGGATCAAAACCTATTGGAATGTACCCtgtgtatgaaaaaaatattcctaaaaccataaaatcaaatgacgaaaatatttatgaacctagtgttaagaaattaaaatttacagaaACTAAAAATGTCCACTCACTTAATACTTTGAATATGGCAGCTActacaaataatgataatgacttAAGTACATTGAGTACTACAGCAAATGTAACCACCGTTCAAGAATGTGaagattcaaaaaataataaaattatggaaattaatttgCCAGTCAGCTTGAATACTGGAAGTAATTTaagtttatcaaataataaaattaattctaatgATAAATTGCTTGATGaaaacaataaagaaaaaaatgaatctgATAGCAAGCTACCAAAATTTACACTGTCCAATATTATTCCTGAAAAAGAAATgcttaatatgcatttaaatgtgCCAA CTCACATTAGGCAGAAACTTTTGGCAATAAAACCATCAACTTTTCATGAAGAATCTATaacaaatactaataataagcaCTGTGTGCATTATGATGTTTACTATCCAGATAATGATGTTCCAAAAACATCGAGACCTGCACCAGACTTTAGAGTTATTGTTTTTGA agATGATTTAGAACATTTTCCAAATATATACAACATCAATAGATCAAATCCTCAtgacaatatacctacattatggGCCATTGTAAATTCAAGTTCAGTTTCATTTTTCAGTGTGGATAGTATAATCCTGCCAAAAACTACAGACTGGGATAAAAAAGTCGATTGA
- the LOC132921644 gene encoding uncharacterized protein LOC132921644, producing MSQEGSDNTAIQQGTAGSPMKKNPRGKFVGSGQKMMIVNLYKTKIAQQSSGDGPKLTAKEMIKKISEECGIGQRTVSIALSEYRNKGIVTSPNKTKIRPKVTDKIDEFNQNAIRQKVHQFWHNREIPTLNKILTAINEDDSLPDFSKMSLYRVLKHLNFEYVRKSRNSALIERNDIVCWRRRYLESIKHYRQLGRPIYYLDETWVNAGETTTRTWVDNTVQSTRDAFLRGLTTGQKAPSGKGKRLIVVHIGSSDGFVAGGLLCFESKKNTQDYHDEMNGDTFYEWFNKILPLLNENAVIVMDNASYHSVKMDPCPVISWKKADIINWLENKGEVVDHTKVKSQLLERVQVLKPQYDLYVIDELAKAANKTVLRLPPYHCELNPIELAWSSVKNYVRMNNTTYKLPDVRKLLEEGVERVTPGMWENFVSHVIKEEEKFWKIDVVSDQLLDEEQGSHVLTITGDTSSDFDSD from the exons atgAGTCAAGAAGGTAGTGACAACACAGCCATCCAACAAGGAACTGCCGGTTCTCCAATGAAAAAAAACCCTCGTGGAAAA tttgttggATCTGGTCAAAAAATGATGATTGTCAATTTGTATAAAACCAAAATTGCACAACAATCAAGTGGAGATGGGCCAAAATTGACGGCGaaagaaatgataaaaaaaatatccgaAGAATGTGGTATCGGACAACGGACTGTGAGCATTGCTCTGTCAGAATATCGCAACAAAGGAATCGTGACATCGCCAAACAAGACCAAAATTAGACCGAAAGTGACAGATAAAATTGACGAGTTCAACCAAAATGCTATCAGACAAAAAGTACATCAGTTTTGGCACAACCGTGAAATCCcgacattaaataaaattttaacagCAATAAACGAAGATGATAGTTTGCcggatttttcaaaaatgtctttGTACCGAGTACTAAAACATCTGAATTTTGAATATGTTCGTAAGTCTCGGAATAGCGCGTTAATTGAACGCAATGATATTGTATGTTGGCGTCGAAGATATTTGGAAAGCATTAAGCATTACCGTCAGTTGGGTAgaccaatatattatttggatGAAACCTGGGTAAACGCAGGTGAAACTACAACACGTACATGGGTGGACAATACAGTGCAATCGACAAGGGACGCATTTCTACGGGGCCTTACAACAGGACAAAAGGCACCGTCTGGTAAGGGTAAGCGGCTCATTGTTGTGCACATCGGGTCATCAGACGGCTTTGTTGCTGGCGGTCTCCTATGCTTCGAgtcgaaaaaaaatacacaagatTACCATGACGAAATGAACGGTGATACTTTTTACGAGTGGTTCAACAAGATTTTACCATTATTGAATGAAAATGCCGTGATCGTCATGGACAATGCGTCTTATCATTCGGTGAAGATGGACCCATGCCCCGTTATCTCCTGGAAAAAGGCAGATATTATCAACTGGCTCGAAAATAAAGGTGAGGTAGTTGATCATACAAAAGTTAAATCCCAATTATTGGAACGTGTTCAAGTTTTAAAGCCACAATACGATCTATATGTAATAGATGAATTAGCGAAAGCTGCTAATAAAACGGTGTTACGTTTGCCCCCATATCACTGCGAATTAAACCCAATAGAACTCGCGTGGTCATCGGTAAAAAATTATGTCCGTATGAATAATACGACATATAAATTACCAGATGTTCGTAAACTATTGGAAGAAGGCGTAGAACGGGTTACTCCAGGTATGTGGGAAAACTTTGTTTCCCATGTGATAAAAGAAGAAGAGAAATTTTGGAAAATTGATGTTGTATCTGATCAACTTCTGGACGAAGAACAAGGATCACATGTCTTAACGATTACAGGTGACACAAGTTCAGACTTCGATTCCGATTAA